From a region of the Gloeocapsa sp. PCC 73106 genome:
- a CDS encoding DUF4327 family protein has protein sequence MTTNTLQTFPNLDYSIEMIRDEVRQLIDKGTVSRHQPIYVLCQYIPPREWVCVECELEKCDYLLRDQIGDLVSTEMWEND, from the coding sequence ATGACTACTAACACATTACAGACTTTCCCCAATCTCGACTATTCTATCGAAATGATTCGTGATGAAGTCCGCCAACTGATAGATAAGGGAACTGTCAGCCGCCATCAGCCCATTTATGTACTCTGTCAGTATATTCCTCCCCGTGAGTGGGTTTGTGTTGAATGCGAATTGGAGAAGTGTGATTATCTGTTACGGGATCAGATCGGTGATTTGGTCTCCACGGAAATGTGGGAAAACGACTGA